In Xanthomonas sacchari, a genomic segment contains:
- the dnaG gene encoding DNA primase: protein MARIPDAFIDDLLARTDIVEVIGTRVPLKRQGKEYAARCPFHDERSASFTVSPTKQFYHCFGCGAHGTAISFLMNYDRLEFLDAVDELAKRAGMEVPRDAQQRGAAQAAGDDHRDLYSALDAAAKFFQRQLDGSDKARAYLDGRGVDAENRARFQIGYAPDGYGALKDALGTDERRLKLLDRAGLFSKNDRGHVYDKFRDRVMFPIFDRRGRVIAFGGRVLDKDDGPKYLNSPETALFHKGRELYGLWQVRQANQKIERLIVVEGYMDVVSLFQFGVTQAVATLGTATTPDHAELLFRNAPDVFFCFDGDAAGRRAGWKALESVLPRMKDGRQAFFLFLPDGEDPDTIVRKEGAAAFDARLVQATPLSQFFFDELSREINLGTLDGKARLAERARPMLAQIPDGAFGDLMRQRLAELTGIGAAAPAASAAAANRPPPRMPRPAHKRSLVREAIVRLLQAPSLALDLPPPYPFAGLRLPGIELMIELLQIVHARPEITTGALLEHFHEREELAALQKLAVQEIAGETASWRQELHDVVVQLERQTLQQRLEELTAKQRAHGLDETDKYEQRELLKVLASLR from the coding sequence ATGGCCCGCATCCCCGACGCATTCATCGACGACCTGCTCGCCCGCACCGACATCGTCGAGGTGATCGGCACGCGCGTGCCGCTGAAGCGCCAGGGCAAGGAATACGCGGCGCGCTGCCCGTTCCACGACGAGCGCTCGGCCTCGTTCACGGTGTCCCCGACCAAGCAGTTCTACCACTGCTTCGGCTGCGGCGCGCACGGCACCGCGATCAGCTTCCTGATGAACTACGACCGCCTCGAGTTCCTCGACGCGGTCGACGAACTGGCCAAGCGCGCCGGCATGGAAGTGCCGCGCGACGCCCAGCAGCGCGGCGCCGCGCAGGCCGCCGGCGACGACCACCGCGACCTGTACTCGGCGCTGGACGCGGCCGCCAAGTTCTTCCAGCGCCAGCTCGACGGCAGCGACAAGGCCCGCGCCTACCTGGACGGGCGCGGCGTGGACGCGGAGAACCGCGCGCGTTTCCAGATCGGCTATGCGCCGGACGGCTACGGCGCGCTCAAGGATGCACTGGGCACCGACGAGCGCCGGCTCAAGCTGCTGGACCGCGCCGGGCTGTTCTCCAAGAACGACCGCGGCCACGTCTACGACAAGTTCCGCGACCGGGTGATGTTCCCGATCTTCGACCGCCGCGGCCGGGTCATCGCCTTCGGCGGCCGCGTGCTCGACAAGGACGACGGCCCCAAATATCTGAACTCGCCGGAGACCGCGCTGTTCCACAAGGGCCGCGAACTGTACGGCCTGTGGCAGGTGCGCCAGGCCAACCAGAAGATCGAGCGGCTGATCGTGGTCGAGGGCTACATGGACGTGGTCTCGCTGTTCCAGTTCGGCGTCACCCAGGCGGTGGCGACGCTGGGCACCGCGACCACGCCGGACCACGCCGAATTGCTGTTCCGCAATGCGCCGGACGTGTTCTTCTGCTTCGACGGCGACGCCGCCGGCCGTCGCGCCGGCTGGAAGGCGCTGGAATCGGTGCTGCCGCGGATGAAGGACGGGCGCCAGGCGTTCTTCCTGTTCCTGCCCGACGGCGAGGACCCGGACACCATCGTGCGCAAGGAAGGCGCCGCGGCCTTCGACGCGCGGCTGGTCCAGGCCACGCCGCTGTCGCAGTTCTTCTTCGACGAACTCTCGCGCGAGATCAACCTGGGCACGCTCGACGGCAAGGCGCGCCTGGCCGAGCGCGCGCGGCCGATGCTGGCGCAGATTCCCGACGGCGCCTTCGGCGACCTGATGCGCCAGCGCCTGGCCGAACTCACCGGCATCGGCGCCGCCGCACCAGCCGCGTCCGCGGCGGCGGCGAATCGGCCACCGCCGCGGATGCCGCGCCCGGCGCACAAGCGCAGCCTGGTGCGCGAGGCGATCGTGCGCCTGCTGCAGGCACCGTCGCTGGCGCTGGACCTGCCGCCGCCCTACCCGTTCGCCGGCCTGCGCCTGCCCGGCATCGAGTTGATGATCGAGCTGCTGCAGATCGTGCATGCGCGCCCGGAAATCACCACCGGCGCGCTGCTCGAACACTTCCACGAACGCGAGGAACTGGCCGCCCTGCAGAAGCTGGCGGTGCAGGAGATCGCCGGCGAAACCGCCAGCTGGCGCCAGGAGCTGCACGACGTGGTCGTGCAGTTGGAAAGGCAGACGCTGCAGCAGCGCCTCGAAGAACTGACCGCCAAGCAGCGCGCGCATGGGTTGGACGAGACCGACAAGTACGAGCAGCGCGAACTGCTCAAGGTGCTGGCGTCGTTGCGCTGA
- a CDS encoding YihY/virulence factor BrkB family protein, with amino-acid sequence MSLPLSSDRLHKHLDRLQQSLPAALVRRFVEIDVMTQAASLSFYALLSLAPLLVLLLWLTASLYPQAQETLIAQIGQLAGHGAREVAQTVIDNAKNQPNIGSLAGLWSTLLLFVGATAVFAQLQNALNLIFRTDKQHLDGILAWLKKRVFSFGVVFALGFLLLISMILTTVLQVVFARMPSLLPAVGYVSTLAIYVLAFAVLYHYLPDRRVEWRQAVIGGAITACLFVAGRYAIGLYIATAAPGSAYGSMGALVILLVWIYYATVVFFVGALITAVIDERLHARRTLDAAGIDARSAAPAPPAP; translated from the coding sequence ATGTCCCTGCCCCTGTCGTCCGACCGCCTGCACAAACATCTCGACCGCCTGCAGCAGAGCCTGCCGGCCGCACTGGTGCGGCGCTTCGTCGAGATCGACGTGATGACCCAGGCGGCCTCGCTGTCGTTCTACGCCCTGCTGTCGCTGGCGCCGCTGCTGGTGCTGCTGCTGTGGCTGACCGCCTCGCTGTACCCGCAGGCGCAGGAGACGCTGATCGCGCAGATCGGGCAACTGGCCGGGCACGGCGCCCGCGAGGTCGCGCAGACCGTGATCGACAACGCCAAGAACCAGCCCAACATCGGCTCGCTGGCCGGGCTGTGGAGCACCCTGTTGCTGTTCGTCGGCGCCACCGCGGTGTTCGCGCAGTTGCAGAACGCGCTGAACCTGATCTTCCGCACCGACAAGCAGCACCTCGACGGCATCCTGGCGTGGCTGAAGAAACGCGTGTTCTCCTTCGGCGTGGTGTTCGCGCTGGGCTTCCTGCTGCTGATCTCGATGATCCTGACCACGGTGCTGCAGGTGGTGTTCGCGCGGATGCCCTCGCTGCTGCCGGCGGTCGGCTACGTCTCGACCCTGGCGATCTACGTGCTGGCCTTCGCCGTGCTCTACCACTACCTGCCCGACCGCCGCGTGGAATGGCGGCAGGCGGTCATCGGCGGCGCCATCACCGCCTGCCTGTTCGTGGCCGGGCGCTACGCGATCGGCCTGTACATCGCCACCGCCGCCCCGGGCAGCGCCTACGGCTCGATGGGCGCGCTGGTGATCCTGCTGGTATGGATCTACTACGCCACCGTGGTGTTCTTCGTCGGCGCGCTGATCACCGCGGTGATCGACGAGCGCCTGCACGCGCGGCGCACCCTGGACGCTGCAGGCATCGACGCCCGCAGCGCCGCGCCCGCGCCGCCGGCGCCCTGA
- a CDS encoding GatB/YqeY domain-containing protein, giving the protein MTLKQQLTDDMKAAMKSGDKHSLGVIRLINAAIKQKEVDERVEMDDAAVIAVMDKMVKQRKDSVSQYEAAGRDDLAQVEREEIVVIERYLPSKMGEAEIVAAIQAAIAQTGASGPADMGKLMGVLKPMLAGKADMGQVSVLVKQQLAG; this is encoded by the coding sequence ATGACCCTCAAGCAGCAGCTCACCGACGACATGAAGGCCGCGATGAAGTCCGGCGACAAGCACAGCCTGGGCGTGATCCGGCTGATCAACGCCGCGATCAAGCAGAAGGAAGTGGACGAGCGCGTGGAGATGGACGACGCCGCGGTGATCGCGGTGATGGACAAGATGGTCAAGCAGCGCAAGGACTCGGTCAGCCAGTACGAGGCCGCCGGCCGCGACGATCTGGCCCAGGTGGAGCGCGAGGAGATCGTGGTGATCGAGCGCTACCTGCCGAGCAAGATGGGCGAGGCCGAGATCGTCGCCGCGATCCAGGCGGCGATCGCGCAGACCGGCGCCAGCGGCCCGGCCGACATGGGCAAGCTGATGGGCGTGCTCAAGCCGATGCTGGCCGGCAAGGCCGACATGGGCCAGGTCTCGGTGCTGGTCAAGCAGCAGCTGGCCGGCTGA
- the rpsU gene encoding 30S ribosomal protein S21, with the protein MPSVKVRENEPFEFALRRFKRTCEKAGVLAETRKREFYEKPTQERKRKAAAAVKRQLRRTSRDVTKRQRLY; encoded by the coding sequence ATGCCCAGCGTTAAAGTCCGCGAGAACGAGCCCTTCGAGTTTGCGCTCCGTCGCTTCAAGCGCACCTGCGAAAAGGCCGGCGTGCTGGCCGAAACCCGCAAGCGCGAGTTCTACGAAAAGCCGACCCAGGAACGCAAGCGCAAGGCCGCTGCCGCGGTGAAGCGCCAGCTGCGTCGCACCTCGCGCGACGTCACCAAGCGCCAGCGTCTGTACTGA
- the tsaD gene encoding tRNA (adenosine(37)-N6)-threonylcarbamoyltransferase complex transferase subunit TsaD, which yields MNVLGIESSCDETGVAVYDTTRSGAAALRAHALYSQIALHAEYGGVVPELASRDHVRKLLPLIRQTLAEAGLRVRDLDGVAYTAGPGLVGALLVGAGVARALAWALEVPAIGVHHMEGHLLAPLMEDPDPVHGVPAPPFVALLVSGGHTQLIAVEAIGRYRLLGETLDDAAGEAFDKTAKLMGLPYPGGPQLAALATQGTPGRFRFARPMTDRPGLDFSFSGLKTQVLLAWRDSDQSEAVRADIARGFEDAVVDTLAIKCERALEAAGSDTIVVAGGVGANLRLRAKLQAMAQARGGRACFPRPALCTDNGAMIAFAGALRLQAGLHDAASAVQVTPRWDMATLPPLAATRESGMENRE from the coding sequence ATGAACGTTCTCGGCATCGAATCCAGTTGCGACGAAACCGGCGTCGCCGTCTACGACACCACGCGCTCCGGGGCGGCCGCGCTGCGCGCACATGCGCTGTACAGCCAGATCGCCCTGCACGCCGAGTACGGCGGGGTGGTGCCGGAGCTGGCCAGCCGCGACCACGTGCGCAAGCTGCTGCCGCTGATCCGCCAGACCCTGGCCGAGGCCGGCCTGCGGGTGCGCGATCTGGACGGGGTGGCCTACACCGCCGGCCCGGGTCTGGTCGGCGCGCTGCTGGTCGGCGCCGGCGTGGCCCGCGCCCTGGCCTGGGCGCTGGAGGTGCCGGCGATCGGCGTGCACCACATGGAAGGCCACCTGCTGGCGCCGCTGATGGAGGATCCGGACCCGGTGCACGGGGTGCCGGCGCCGCCGTTCGTGGCGTTGCTGGTCTCCGGCGGCCATACCCAGCTGATCGCGGTGGAGGCCATCGGCCGCTACCGCCTGCTTGGCGAGACCCTGGACGACGCCGCCGGCGAGGCCTTCGACAAGACCGCCAAGCTGATGGGGCTGCCGTATCCGGGCGGTCCGCAACTGGCGGCGCTGGCCACCCAGGGCACCCCGGGGCGGTTCCGCTTCGCCCGGCCGATGACCGACCGGCCCGGCCTGGACTTCAGCTTCTCCGGGCTCAAGACCCAGGTGCTGCTGGCCTGGCGCGACAGCGACCAGTCCGAGGCGGTGCGCGCGGACATCGCCCGCGGCTTCGAGGATGCGGTGGTGGACACGCTGGCGATCAAGTGCGAACGCGCGCTGGAGGCGGCCGGCAGCGACACCATCGTGGTCGCCGGCGGCGTCGGCGCCAATCTGCGCTTGCGCGCCAAGCTGCAGGCGATGGCGCAGGCGCGCGGCGGCCGCGCCTGCTTCCCGCGCCCGGCGCTGTGCACCGACAACGGCGCGATGATCGCCTTCGCCGGCGCCCTGCGCCTGCAGGCCGGCCTGCACGACGCCGCGTCTGCGGTGCAGGTGACGCCGCGCTGGGACATGGCGACGTTGCCGCCGTTGGCGGCAACTCGGGAATCGGGAATGGAGAATCGGGAATAG
- the folB gene encoding dihydroneopterin aldolase, whose protein sequence is MDKVFIEGLEIDALIGIYDWERRIRQTLRFDLEMGFDNRKPAASDDIADTLNYKAVSKRLVELVEQSGYGLVETLAERCAAAVLDEFDVRWLRLKLSKPGAVRGAQAVGVIIERSRA, encoded by the coding sequence ATGGATAAAGTCTTCATCGAAGGTCTGGAAATCGACGCGCTGATCGGCATCTACGATTGGGAGCGGCGGATCCGGCAGACGCTGCGCTTCGATCTGGAAATGGGCTTCGACAACCGCAAGCCCGCCGCCAGCGACGACATCGCCGACACGCTCAACTACAAGGCGGTCAGCAAGCGCCTGGTGGAGTTGGTCGAGCAGTCCGGCTACGGGTTGGTGGAAACGCTGGCCGAGCGCTGCGCGGCGGCGGTGCTGGACGAGTTCGACGTGCGCTGGCTGCGGCTGAAGCTGAGCAAGCCGGGCGCGGTGCGCGGGGCGCAGGCGGTGGGGGTCATCATCGAGCGCAGCCGCGCATGA
- a CDS encoding mechanosensitive ion channel family protein: MSAWAWPPCASAASAAVPGARFFAELQRDLAPYPWAYDAMVIVALLLAAWLANWVTKRILLRGLRRALRATVLSDHEVKLSVIPRLANVIPALVLSLGIGAVPHLPAVMVSVVRNVCAAFIVLTVALALSRVLDLLNHVYERRPDAHNKPIKGYMQLLKIVLGVVAAVLMVSVLVDKSPVILLSGVGAMMAVLILVFQDTLLSLVASVTISSNDMVRVGDWIEMPQQNADGDVIDIALHTVKVQNWDKTITTIPTKKLISDSFKNWRGMSEAGGRRIKRALYLDQHSVRFLDDAEIEQMRHLTVLREYIDRKRAEIGAWNGALAERGVAPINGRRITNLGTFRAYVEHYLRASPHVRQDMTLLVRQLEPGANGLPLEVYCFANDTRWAVYEQIQSDLFDHLLAILPNFDLRVFQASSDAMFMDSARIRRAPDAPPPRVA; encoded by the coding sequence ATGAGCGCGTGGGCGTGGCCGCCGTGCGCCAGCGCCGCGTCGGCGGCGGTGCCCGGCGCGCGTTTCTTCGCGGAGCTGCAGCGGGACCTGGCGCCGTATCCCTGGGCCTACGACGCGATGGTGATCGTGGCGTTGCTGCTGGCGGCATGGCTGGCCAACTGGGTGACCAAGCGCATCCTGCTGCGCGGGCTGCGACGGGCGCTGCGCGCCACCGTGCTCAGCGACCACGAAGTGAAGCTGAGCGTGATCCCGCGCCTGGCCAACGTGATCCCGGCGCTGGTGCTGTCGCTGGGCATCGGCGCGGTGCCGCACCTGCCGGCGGTGATGGTCAGCGTGGTGCGCAACGTCTGCGCCGCCTTCATCGTGCTGACCGTGGCATTGGCCCTGTCGCGCGTGCTGGACTTGCTCAACCACGTCTACGAGCGGCGCCCGGACGCGCACAACAAGCCGATCAAGGGCTACATGCAGCTACTCAAGATCGTGCTCGGCGTTGTCGCGGCGGTGCTGATGGTGTCGGTGCTGGTCGACAAGTCGCCGGTGATCCTGCTCTCGGGCGTGGGCGCGATGATGGCGGTGCTGATCCTGGTGTTCCAGGACACCCTGCTGTCGCTGGTGGCCAGCGTCACCATCAGTTCCAACGACATGGTCCGCGTCGGCGACTGGATCGAGATGCCGCAGCAGAACGCCGACGGTGACGTGATCGACATCGCCCTGCACACGGTCAAGGTGCAGAACTGGGACAAGACCATCACCACCATCCCGACCAAGAAGCTGATCAGCGACTCGTTCAAGAACTGGCGCGGGATGAGCGAGGCCGGCGGCCGCCGCATCAAGCGCGCGCTGTACCTGGACCAGCACAGCGTGCGCTTCCTCGACGACGCCGAGATCGAGCAGATGCGGCACCTGACCGTGCTGCGCGAGTACATCGACCGCAAGCGCGCCGAGATCGGCGCCTGGAACGGGGCGCTGGCCGAGCGCGGGGTGGCGCCGATCAACGGCCGCCGCATCACCAACCTCGGCACCTTCCGCGCCTACGTCGAACACTACCTGCGCGCCAGCCCGCACGTGCGCCAGGACATGACCCTGCTGGTGCGGCAACTGGAGCCCGGCGCCAACGGCCTGCCGCTGGAGGTCTACTGCTTCGCCAACGACACCCGCTGGGCGGTGTACGAGCAGATCCAGTCGGACCTGTTCGATCACCTGCTGGCGATCCTGCCCAATTTCGACCTGCGCGTGTTCCAGGCATCCAGCGACGCGATGTTCATGGACAGCGCCCGGATCCGCCGCGCCCCGGATGCGCCGCCGCCGCGGGTGGCTTGA
- a CDS encoding circularly permuted type 2 ATP-grasp protein — protein sequence MDWSKYRTATFDELIQSDGQPRPAARRVIEYLSSLSGRELSERQLAADVAARVMGITFTVYSDGRNVDRTLPFDLIPRVIPLHEWQRTEAGLKQRMRALNLFIGDIYGAQRIVKDKVFPAMLLEHSVNFRPQCVGITPALGVWAHVCGSDLVRDADGTLYALEDNLRIPSGVSYMLENRMVAKRVFPELFETSAILPVDDYPAQLYDTLAALSPRPGDQPVIALLTPGIFNSAYFEHAYLAQAMGIELVEGDDLFVADDDCTYMRTVYGPRRVDVIYRRVDDLFLDPEAFRADSVLGVAGLIRSWRAGKVALANAPGAGVADDKVVFAYVPKMIRYYLDEEPILPNVPSYLCHDDKDRQYVLEHLDELVVKPANESGGYGMLIGPRSTTRQREQFRKLILADPRNYMAQPTLGLSTAPIVTEAGPAARHLDLRPFILSREDVYVTTGGLTRVAMEEGSLVVNSSQGGGAKDTWVVDLDEEPD from the coding sequence ATGGACTGGAGCAAGTACCGCACGGCCACCTTCGACGAGCTGATCCAGTCCGACGGTCAGCCACGTCCGGCCGCACGCCGGGTCATCGAGTACCTGTCCAGCCTCAGCGGACGCGAATTGTCCGAACGCCAGCTCGCCGCCGACGTCGCCGCGCGGGTCATGGGCATCACCTTCACCGTCTACTCCGACGGCCGCAACGTCGACCGCACGCTGCCCTTCGACCTGATCCCGCGGGTGATCCCGCTGCACGAATGGCAGCGCACCGAGGCCGGGCTGAAGCAGCGCATGCGCGCGCTCAACCTGTTCATCGGCGACATCTACGGCGCCCAGCGCATCGTCAAGGACAAGGTGTTCCCGGCGATGCTGCTGGAGCATTCGGTCAACTTCCGCCCGCAGTGTGTGGGCATCACGCCGGCGCTGGGGGTGTGGGCGCACGTGTGCGGCTCGGACCTGGTGCGCGACGCCGACGGCACCCTGTACGCGCTGGAGGACAACCTGCGCATCCCCAGCGGCGTGTCGTACATGCTCGAGAACCGCATGGTCGCCAAGCGGGTGTTCCCGGAGCTGTTCGAGACCAGCGCGATCCTGCCGGTGGACGACTACCCCGCGCAGCTCTACGACACCCTGGCGGCGCTGTCGCCGCGCCCGGGCGACCAGCCGGTGATCGCGTTGTTGACCCCGGGCATCTTCAACAGCGCCTACTTCGAACACGCCTACCTGGCGCAGGCGATGGGCATCGAGCTGGTCGAGGGCGACGACCTGTTCGTGGCCGACGACGACTGCACCTACATGCGCACCGTGTATGGGCCGCGCCGGGTCGACGTGATCTACCGCCGGGTCGACGACCTGTTCCTGGATCCGGAAGCGTTCCGCGCCGATTCGGTGCTGGGCGTGGCCGGGCTGATCCGCAGCTGGCGCGCCGGCAAGGTGGCCCTGGCCAATGCGCCGGGCGCCGGCGTGGCCGACGACAAGGTGGTGTTCGCCTACGTGCCGAAGATGATCCGCTACTACCTGGACGAGGAGCCGATCCTGCCCAACGTGCCCAGCTACCTGTGCCACGACGACAAGGACCGCCAGTACGTGCTCGAGCACCTGGATGAGCTGGTGGTGAAGCCGGCCAACGAGTCCGGCGGCTACGGCATGCTGATCGGCCCGCGCTCGACCACGCGCCAGCGCGAGCAGTTCCGCAAGCTGATCCTGGCCGACCCGCGCAACTACATGGCGCAGCCGACCCTGGGCCTGTCCACCGCGCCGATCGTCACCGAGGCCGGGCCGGCAGCGCGGCACCTGGACCTGCGCCCGTTCATCCTCTCCCGCGAGGACGTCTACGTGACCACCGGCGGACTGACCCGGGTGGCGATGGAGGAGGGCTCGCTGGTGGTCAATTCCTCGCAGGGCGGCGGCGCCAAGGACACCTGGGTGGTGGACCTGGACGAGGAGCCGGACTGA
- a CDS encoding alpha-E domain-containing protein, giving the protein MLSRVADNLYWFSRYVRRAETTARLVGVGSLLQLDLPRSVRFAWRPMIDTVGAGEIFALWFPNAGDDVGDADVVRFLLLDERNPSSLRSSVRYARELLRSIRDTLPQEIWEAVNDLHLHIDANGERSVGRRYRMEFLAHVTDACLKVSGLLTANVSRDIGFQFLRLGTAIEQADMTTRIIDAGASGLITPRQADDREAYQAMQWMSVLRAQAAYQMYRRHVRQRVTGEQALRFLLQNNDFPRSVQFCLVRAQHILPTMPPRPPVERALMRISGLVRNADPAYLAAHNPAGFMDEIQTHLGHLHNAIAEAYFSS; this is encoded by the coding sequence ATGCTCTCGCGTGTCGCCGACAACCTCTACTGGTTCAGCCGCTACGTGCGCCGCGCCGAGACCACCGCGCGGCTGGTCGGGGTGGGCAGCCTGCTGCAGCTGGACCTGCCGCGCTCGGTGCGCTTCGCTTGGCGGCCGATGATCGACACGGTCGGCGCCGGCGAGATCTTCGCGCTGTGGTTCCCCAACGCCGGCGACGACGTCGGCGACGCCGACGTGGTGCGCTTCCTGCTGCTGGACGAGCGCAACCCGTCCTCGCTGCGCAGCTCGGTGCGCTACGCCCGCGAACTGCTGCGCAGCATCCGCGACACCCTGCCGCAGGAGATCTGGGAAGCGGTCAACGACCTGCACCTGCACATCGACGCCAACGGCGAGCGCAGCGTCGGCCGCCGTTACCGCATGGAATTCCTGGCCCACGTCACCGACGCCTGCCTGAAGGTGTCCGGGCTGCTGACCGCCAACGTCAGCCGCGACATCGGCTTCCAGTTCCTGCGCCTGGGCACGGCGATCGAGCAGGCCGACATGACCACGCGCATCATCGACGCCGGCGCCTCGGGCCTGATCACCCCGCGCCAGGCCGACGACCGCGAGGCCTACCAGGCCATGCAGTGGATGAGCGTGCTGCGCGCGCAGGCCGCCTACCAGATGTACCGGCGGCATGTGCGGCAACGCGTCACCGGCGAGCAGGCGCTGCGCTTCCTGCTGCAGAACAACGATTTTCCGCGCAGCGTGCAGTTCTGCCTGGTCCGCGCCCAGCACATCCTGCCGACCATGCCGCCGCGGCCGCCGGTGGAGCGCGCGCTGATGCGCATCAGCGGGCTGGTGCGCAACGCCGACCCGGCCTACCTGGCCGCGCACAATCCGGCCGGGTTCATGGACGAGATCCAGACCCACCTCGGCCACCTGCACAACGCCATCGCCGAGGCCTACTTCAGCTCCTGA
- a CDS encoding glycoside hydrolase family 3 N-terminal domain-containing protein: protein MASDRIESLIARMTVEEKVGQLGVFADMVRPFAPDVNPEANVRNADEVLQQVRAGRVGSLFNGVGAELGRRIQQVALEESRLGIPVILAADVIHGMRTVFPIPLGEAASFEPELAERTARATAIEATAAGIHWTYAPAVDIARDQRWGRGAEGAGEDVVLGCAFAAARVRGFHGPDLRAADALLATPKHFAAYGAVTAGMEYASVDIAPQTLRDVHLPPFQAAFGAGALSVMTSFNDINGVPASANHELLTEILRGEWKFPGVVISDYTADMELIAHGYAADERDATKKAFLAGMDMSMQSGFYAAHLPSLVEDGEVPMALLDASVRRVLELKEAIGLLDDPYRSLDPAREADPSHIAAHDALARDAARRSIVLLKNDGPVLPLRKQGQKIALIGPFVQDRDNIEGCWTLFGDKSRYVTLEAGVRAALDDAQALTVVPGCALEAPLDGGIAAAVAAARAADVVVLALGEPQRYSGEAQSRTQIVLPPAQQALAEAVAATGTPLVVLLRNGRALALQGAVRDAAAIAVTWYLGTQTGPAVADVLFGDYNPSARLPVSFPLDAGQQPYFYNHPRTGRPELPTMSEFKARWREVPNAPLYPFGHGLSYTQFAYGAPQLDRTRVGWDDTLTVTTRIDNVGAREGEEVVQLYIHDRVASRVRPVRELKAFRKVRLAAGEGMEVSFTLDRHALAFTGRDGQCAAEPGMFDLWVCASAASGEPVAFELLPQG from the coding sequence ATGGCTTCGGATCGTATCGAATCGCTCATCGCCCGCATGACCGTCGAGGAGAAGGTCGGCCAGCTCGGCGTTTTCGCCGACATGGTGCGCCCGTTCGCCCCCGACGTGAATCCGGAAGCCAACGTCCGCAATGCCGACGAGGTGCTGCAGCAGGTGCGCGCCGGCCGGGTCGGCTCGCTGTTCAACGGCGTGGGCGCCGAGCTGGGGCGGCGCATCCAGCAGGTGGCGCTGGAGGAAAGCCGGCTGGGCATCCCGGTGATCCTGGCCGCGGACGTGATCCACGGCATGCGCACGGTGTTCCCGATCCCGCTGGGCGAGGCCGCCAGCTTCGAGCCGGAACTGGCCGAGCGCACTGCGCGCGCCACCGCGATCGAGGCCACCGCCGCCGGCATCCACTGGACCTACGCGCCGGCGGTGGACATCGCCCGCGACCAGCGCTGGGGCCGCGGCGCCGAGGGCGCCGGCGAGGACGTGGTGCTGGGCTGCGCGTTCGCCGCCGCGCGGGTGCGCGGCTTCCACGGGCCGGACCTGCGCGCCGCCGATGCGCTGCTGGCCACGCCCAAGCACTTCGCCGCCTACGGCGCGGTCACCGCGGGCATGGAGTACGCCAGCGTCGACATCGCCCCGCAGACCCTGCGCGACGTGCACCTGCCGCCGTTCCAGGCCGCCTTCGGCGCTGGCGCGCTGAGCGTGATGACCTCCTTCAACGACATCAACGGTGTGCCGGCCAGCGCCAACCACGAGCTGCTGACCGAGATCCTGCGCGGCGAGTGGAAGTTTCCCGGCGTGGTGATCTCCGACTACACCGCCGACATGGAGCTGATCGCGCACGGCTATGCCGCCGACGAGCGCGACGCGACCAAGAAGGCGTTCCTGGCCGGCATGGACATGAGCATGCAGAGCGGCTTCTACGCCGCGCACCTGCCGTCGCTGGTGGAGGACGGCGAGGTGCCGATGGCGCTGCTGGATGCGTCGGTGCGCCGCGTGCTGGAACTGAAGGAGGCGATCGGCCTGCTCGACGATCCGTACCGCTCGCTGGACCCGGCGCGCGAGGCCGACCCGTCGCACATCGCCGCGCACGATGCGCTGGCGCGCGATGCGGCGCGGCGTTCGATCGTGCTGCTGAAGAACGACGGCCCGGTGCTGCCGCTGCGCAAGCAGGGGCAGAAGATCGCGCTGATCGGCCCGTTCGTGCAGGACCGCGACAACATCGAGGGGTGCTGGACCCTGTTCGGCGACAAGAGCCGCTACGTGACCCTGGAGGCCGGCGTGCGCGCCGCGCTGGACGACGCGCAGGCGCTGACCGTGGTGCCCGGCTGTGCGCTGGAAGCGCCGCTGGACGGCGGCATCGCCGCGGCGGTGGCCGCCGCGCGCGCCGCCGACGTGGTGGTGCTGGCGCTGGGCGAGCCGCAGCGCTACAGCGGCGAGGCGCAGTCGCGCACGCAGATCGTGTTGCCGCCGGCGCAGCAGGCGCTGGCCGAGGCGGTCGCCGCCACCGGCACGCCGCTGGTGGTGCTGCTGCGCAACGGCCGCGCGCTGGCGCTGCAGGGCGCGGTGCGCGACGCCGCGGCGATCGCGGTGACCTGGTACCTGGGCACGCAGACCGGCCCGGCGGTGGCCGACGTGCTGTTCGGCGACTACAATCCGTCCGCGCGCCTGCCGGTGAGCTTCCCGCTCGACGCCGGGCAGCAGCCGTACTTCTACAACCATCCGCGCACCGGCCGCCCGGAACTGCCGACGATGAGCGAGTTCAAGGCGCGCTGGCGCGAGGTGCCGAACGCGCCGCTGTATCCGTTCGGCCATGGCCTCAGCTACACGCAGTTCGCCTACGGCGCACCGCAGCTGGACCGCACCCGGGTCGGCTGGGACGACACCCTGACCGTGACCACGCGCATCGACAACGTCGGCGCGCGCGAGGGCGAGGAAGTGGTGCAGCTGTACATCCACGACCGCGTCGCCAGCCGGGTGCGCCCGGTGCGCGAGCTGAAGGCGTTCCGCAAGGTGCGGCTGGCGGCGGGCGAGGGCATGGAGGTCAGCTTCACCCTCGACCGCCACGCGCTGGCCTTCACCGGCCGCGACGGGCAGTGTGCGGCCGAGCCGGGCATGTTCGACCTGTGGGTGTGCGCGTCGGCGGCCAGCGGCGAGCCGGTCGCCTTCGAGCTGCTGCCGCAGGGCTGA